The genomic stretch TATTCTCTAAAGTACACCCAAAATATCGTACTCCTGCAAAATCCAATTTACTGTTTATGGTGTTTGTCAGTTTGTTTGCAGCGTTTATTCCGGGTAATGTCGTAGGCGAAATGACAAGCATCGGAACGCTATTCGCATTCATTCTTGTGTGTATTGGCGTAATGGTATTGCGCAAATCTCAACCTAATGCGCCTCGTGCTTTCAAAACACCGTGGGTTCCGGTTGTGCCCGTTTTAGGCATCGTTACGTGCTTTGGCATGATGGCGACCTTGCCGCTTGATACATGGATACGCCTCGTAGCCTGGATGATGATTGGCTTAGACATTTATCTCTCTCGAGGCATCAGAAACAGTAATCTTGCACAGAATGATGAAGCAAGTTCAACGGGAAAAAGTTTCAGAATTACTGCAGTTTGCGGTATTATCTTATCGGTTTTGCTGGCAGTACTTGCGGTTTCACATCACTTATCCGACAATGAAGGCGGCGATAAAGCCTTATTGGTTTTTGCCTTACTGATGATTATATTCCATGCTATATATTATGGGTATTATGCTGTCAAAGGGAGCAAATTACGTTAGTCCAACTATACTTATTTTATCAAAAGGGATTGTCCAGTGTTTTAGACAGTCCCTTTTGATTTTTACCTTTAAGAAAAAAAATCATGGAAACATATATTGCTGTTCTGCGCGGTATCAATGTAAGCGGAAAGAACATCGTAAAGATGGATGCGCTTCGCAAACACTTTGCAGATGTGGGTTTTAGTAATGTGAAAACATATATACAAAGCGGCAACATCGTTTTTCAAAATAAAAAAGAAACGACCAAAAAACTTGAAACAAAGATTATTGATTTAATTAAAAAACAATTCAGCTTCGATATTCCCGTTTTGGTAAAAGAAATAAACGAATGGAAAACGATTGCTCAAAAAAATCCGTTCACAAATGACAAGTCTAAAGCAATCGAACACTTGCACGTAACATTTTTATCCGGCAAGCCGGATGATTCTGCTGTTGAAAAAATCAAAGAAAATAGCTGGCAGAGCGACGAGTTCATCGTAACAGATAATGCAATTTATTTATACTGCCCAAATGGCTACGGAAATACAAAACTGACAAATACTTTCTGGGAAAATAAACTCAAATTAAAAGCAACTACACGCAACTGGAAAACGGTCAATGAATTAATCAACATGGCAGAGATGTTATAGATTTACCGACCACCGGTTTATGGTCAAAATACTTTTAAGCCCGTTTTCATCAGCAATAAATACAAAATTCCATAAACAACCAGAAATGCAAATGACAACAGAAAATATCTTATCGCAAAGCGAATATTTTTCTTAAACGGAGCCAGCACAATTATCGAAACGAATAACACACAGAACGCAACAATAAAATTCAACAAAACCAATACTGCCGAATACACGATAATAAATACAGCAGGCTGCAACACAATGCCCGACAACAGCCCATACAACATACCCATAACCGCACTAATGAATGCAAACCATAACGCATATTTCAGCCCGTTTTTACAATTTTTAAAGATGTATTGCTTCAGCGAAAGAGAGGTTGGCAATATGTCTTTTTTGCGCAGCATTCTTGGCAAGTTCTCCTCTTTATTCAGCACCTTGTTTTTCTTTTGTTTTCTATATCGCGGCAGCCAAATAATAAAACCTGTAACAAACAATGCTGCAGGAATCAGTCCGCAAATCAAAGCCAGTATTTGCGTTGGCAGTCCGCCAAAGCTGCCATAATGCAATGGTGTGAGCCAATTGAAAAAAGCATTCCCTGCTTGCGAAATATCTTTACGGCTGTCAAACAAAATCTTGCCGGAATATTGATCATAAGTAAGTAACTCCAGCTTCCCTGAACGCGGTAGCTTTTTACCTGTGTTCATATATAAAACATAAGTTCCCGTCGAGTCGAGCGGCAGCGACATTCCCTGAACACGAGCGTCTGCAATATCCTTCTCTCCTATTGTAACCATGTTCGCTGGAGAAATTTTTACGGCATGAGCTGCATACACCGATTTTGAACCGAAAGGCTTAGTAGCCTCTTTTGGCGATTGTCCGTTCATTGCATAAAACGTGGGCAACAAAAACGCATACAGCGTAATGCCAATTCCCGTGAGTGTTAGAAAAGTTACAACAGGCGCAGAATAAAATCCGAGAACATTGTGCCAGTCGTAGTTTTGTCTTTTAGCGCTCGCTTTAAAATTCACGGTCAGCACGGTTTTTAGCTGTTTCCATTTTGCAGGAACCCACAATCTTAATCCGGAAACCGTAAGAATAAATAAGCATAATGCAGCCACACAAACAATGTATTGACCCACAACAGGTATCAGCAAAGTTCTATGAATATCCATCACAATATTTATAAAAGCGCTTTCGTACAAGCGTTTCCCGCAAAGGCTTCCATCGTAAGGATTAATAAAAACGTTCTCCTGTGTTTTGTAACAATACGCCTGATACGATGCCGTTGCGCTCGTATCTTCGCCGGAAATATAACTGATTGGATATTGCGGATATTTCTTTTGGAAAATCTCCGCCGCTTCGCCGATGGACATTTTGTGCTGCTTCGCCAATACTTCAAACAATTGCGGATTCAGCGTCCTGTCTATCTTATCACGAAAAACCAAAATGCTTCCCGTAATGCCAACAATAGCTACAATTGCACCCGCAATAATGCCGAGATACAAATGCCATTTGCCAAACCACCTTTGCTGGTGCTTTGCCCAAGTCAGTTTCCGCAATTTGATTTTTTTGAACATAACCCTTTTTTAATGCAATGGCTTCGGCACTTTTTCAAGTCCGAAGCCTGTTGATTTTTATTACAACTTTTATTAAAACTTAAACGAAATACTTCCTACAAACTGACGCAGCATTTGCGGATTCATAGTCGTATAACCAATCCAGTAATGCTTATTTGTAAGATTATTCAATTTTGCAGAAATGGAAAACTTAGGCTCGTCATAGAAAACTGTTGCATTTAAAACAGTATATGCAGGAAGAATAAACTGCCCGTCGGTACGGCTGTTTACAGTGTAAGAATCTCCTACATAGTTTCCTCCAAAACCAATACCTACATTTCTTATGACACCTTTTGGCACTAAATACGATACCCAAAAATTAGCCATATTTTTTGCGCCTGCGGTTACAGGACGTAAGCCGTTTACATCGTCCGACGAGTTGATATATTTACTGTTGTTATAAGCGTACCCGGCAATAACATTTAATCCGTTTACGGGCGCAGCAGTTATATTTGCCTCAAATCCTTTGCTTTGCTGCGTTCCATTTTGTATGGAAAAGTTAGCATGATCCGGGTCTGCACGTACAATATCCTTTACTTTAATATCATAATAGCTTACTGTACCGGAAATTCTTCCATGCGCTGCGTCCAATTTCACACCACCTTCCCATTGATTTGCCTGTTCGGGTTTAAATGTTTTTCCATTAAAATCTGTGCCTGTTTGATTAGTAAACCCATTTTGATAATTACCGAACAAAGACACTTGCTCTTTCACAATCTGGTATATCAATCCGAATTTTGGGGAGAAAGCCGTTTGCCCGAATTTGCCATAATAACTTGCCGTAGTAGCATCATAAGTTCCTTTGTTTTCAAACCTGTCTACTCTTAAACCTGCGGAAACCAGCAACCTGTCTGTAACGTTTAGCACATCATTTGCATAAGCACTATAACTATACGTTTTTGCAGGGTAATTACTACTGCTCAACTGGCTTACTGCAAATAAAGAATCTACTTTCGCACCATTAAAATTGAGATAATTAGGAATGCTTCCTGTTGTAGGAACTACATCAAACGCATCCTGATAAGGAATACCAAAAATATTTCCCGTAGGATTGATATAGTTCATGTTATAATTGTTCATGTAATAATCAATGCCACCCACGAAACGGTTTCTCAACGAGCCAATCTGGAAATCGCCTATAAAGTTTTGTTGTGCTTCAGCAATAGTTTGGCTTCCTACGGGTTTCCAAACCATACGAGCTAAATAATCTGCTCCACCTTGCCCGAAGCTTGGCGCGCCTGCCGCCGCGCTTGTAAGAATATTTGGAACGAGATTCGGAATCAAATAAAAGAACGGCATATAACCTTCGGAACTATTGGTATTGATGGACACATTTGTTTGTGAAGTCCAATCGCTTGAAATTTTGTAATTCATTTGTCCGTAAAAATCAGCTTCGGACATCGTGTTTTTAATATCATTGGTATAAAACGCGCGCTTATAATCAAGATTCAGTTTATCGGCTCTGTCTGTTCCGTAAGCTTCCTCCATATTTTTAGGATAAGCAGCCATAATTTGATCTACAACACTTTGGTCTTTTATGCCGCTTAGCAACAAGCCTTCAATAGTAGATTTTAACTGGCTCGGAGGAAGGAAATAAGTAATGGTAGAACCGCCTGCGTTGGTCGCAGACATGATTTGTGCATCAAAATTAAAGGAAAGTTTGTCGTTCACTTTATAAGATAAACTCGGCGCTACAAAATATCTTTTGTTAAACCCGAAATCCTGAAAAGTATTTTGTTTGTTATAAGAACCATTTATTCTGAAAAGTACATCTCCATCTTGGTCCAAAGGCGTATTCACATCAAAGCTAAGACGGTTCAATCCGTATGACCCGCCGGCATACGTAAGTTCGCCGCCAAATGTTTTATAAGGTTTTTTAGTTACAACATTTATTAATCCGCCGTAAGAAGTAATATTGTTTCCGAACAATGTTGCCGATGGTCCTTTAATCACTTCTACGTTTTCAATGCTGCTTGCATCAATTTCCGTATTTGCATTAGAAACCATACCATTTCTCGCTTTAACCTGTGTTCCAAATCCGCGCAGTGAATAATAAGCGCCGCCAATGCCTGCACGACCAACTGCTTCCCAAAGTTGGGTAACACCTGCTGCATTTTTCAACGCATCGGATACATTGAACGTTAATTGCCGTGCCAATAATTCTTTTGGAATTACCGTATATACCTGTGAATTTTCCGTAGAACTCAATGGCAGCTTTGCAACATAATCACTCGACTGTGAAGCTGCTTTATTTCTGTTTGCATTCACTATCACTTCCTGCAATTGCTGCGCCGTCTCACTAATTACAAAATCCGCATTTAACGTTTCTCCTTCCACAATATCTATTACTTTTTCAATGGGTGCAACGCCTACGGCATTTACTTTTAGCGTCCAATGTCCGGCAGGAATATTTTTAATACTGTAATTTCCGTCATCATCCGTTATGCTTCCGCGCTTGGCTTGTTCAATACTTACCGAAATATATGCAGCAGGCTTTCCGTCTGACGTAGTAATTTTTCCTTTAACCATACCGCCGTGATTATCATCGGCAAACGCAACAGTGCGGCACAAGAATAAAATAAATGTAAATAGAGATAAACGTGTAAAATGTTTCATAATACTTTGATGTGTTAATTCGCCGGCAAAATTGAAACGATTCAAATAAAAGCATTTACGAAATCGGGAAAAACCATTTACGAAATCGGGAATTTTTATTTTTTACCATTCATATAACAAATACAACCGTTTACCGAAAAGCGCTTTTTGCTATTAGGTACAAAATGAATATTTGCGCAAGAAAGAATTGAGATTTGAAAAAAACTGTAACATTTTTTCCTGATTTGCGTCTTTTATATAAATCATCATCTGTCACATGAAATATCTATTGCTATTCGGTTTTACGCTGTTTACATCAACTACCTTTTCACAAAACGTTGTCAAAGGAAAAATCACAGGCACTACCGGAAAACCTGTTGCGTATGCTTTTGTTGCGTTGTTAAAAAACGACTCGTTACACAAAGCTGTTTCTGCGAAAATTGCCGATTCATCGGGGAATTATGTTTTGGAAATACAAGAAAAAGGCAAATTTATTTTGCGTACAACTGCAGTAGGTTACGCAGAAACAAGAGATACGATTGTCGTAAACGATGCATCGCAAGAGATTAATCTGACGATGAAAAAATCGGAAAATAATTTACACGACGTAACCGTTTCCGCACAAAAACCTGTGATTGAAAGAAAGATTGACCGGTTGGTAATGAATGTGGAAAATAATCCGTTGGCAACAGGGAAATCTTCTATGGAAACCATTGGTCTTGCGCCCGGAGTTGTAATTTTCAACAATCAAATTATGCTGAACGGCGTTGCCATTTCAAAGATTATGGTAAACGGAAAAATGCTGCAACTTTCCGGACAAGGACTTGTAAATTATCTTAATTCATTGCGCAGCGACAATATAAAATCGATTGAATTAATGGCACATCCGCCGGCAGAATATGAAGCCGAAGGCGCGGGCGGCATCATTAATATTATTTTAAAACGCCAAACGCAAGCGGGCTTGAACGGCAGTGTTTACGGCAATTTTATTCAAGGCAAAAGATACCCGGGAACGAGCGATGGTGTGCAACTGAATTTCAAAAGCGGCAAAGTGGGATTGTTTGCAAATTATGATTATGACCATGAAAAATTTTATCAGGATTTATCGCAGGAACGCAGCTTTACCAACAATGGAATTTACACGGCGACCGACAACGCGATTAAATACGATGCAAGCAACAGCATTCGCACAGGCTTAACTTACGACATTACAGGTAAGCAATATCTGGCGATTGATTACACAGGCACTTTCAACAATCATAAAGAAAATTTCAAAGCAGAAAGCAATGTAAATTATCCCGAAAACCCCGATAACAACAGCGTTTCCAAAGGATTGTTTCCGAATAGTTTTACCGGGAAATACAATGATGTCGGTTTGAATTATCACATAAAAACCGATACACTCGGCTCTGCGTTTACGCTCCTCTCCGATTATACGCATAACTCAAATAAAGTAAACAACAACGTTACCAATACAACCATTGCAAACGGTGTTTCGACCGACACAGCTTACCGGAATTTTACGCCGTCCACAGCAAATATCTTTACCGCTGACGCTAAATATCTAAAAGTATTCAACACCGCAAACAGCTTGAGTTTTGGCGCAAAACTAAGTGCCACAAGCATCGACAATGAAGCTGCGTTCCAATATCAAAGTCCGTATGGAAGTGAATGGCTGGACAATATTCCGCAAAATTTTATTTACGATTATAAAGAACACATTATTGCCGGATATATAAAATATCAGGGAAGAATTTTGAACACAGATGTGCAGGCTGGTTTGCGCGGCGAGAATACCAATTACACCGGCGAGCTGCACGATACTTCTTACGCAAAAAACGGAAAGAATTATTTCGGTTTGTTTCCGTCCGTATTTTTGAGAAGAACGTTGAACAAAGCGGGCGATGAAAGTCTGACCTTTATTTACACGCGCCGTTTGAGCCGTCCGTCGTTTGACGATTTGAATCCGCACGTTGTGTATGTCGATAATTATACCACAGGTCGCGGCAATCCATATTTGCAGCCGGAATACGATAATTCGTATGAACTGGATTATACTTTAAAAAATAAATACACATTTGTCGCCAATTATTTCCACGCAACGGATGTAATCACAAACGGTATTCATCCTGTAGCGGGAAGTCCCAACCAAATGACGCAACAACCTCAAAATGCAGGCACCTCAACCAAATGGATGTTGAATGCATACATTCCCGTAAAGATTACAAAATGGTGGACAATGGGTAATTATGCGGAATATGATTATCAACATTTGAATGCGCCGGACGCTTATAATATCTCTGAAAATTTAATCACACTTTCAACAACCGCACAGTTTAATTTAGGAAAAGATTTTACCGCAAGCTGGCACACGTTTTATCTAAATAAAATTATTGAAGGCAATGCCGTCATCAATCATATAACCAGAACGAGTATTGCTTTGCAGAAGAAATTTCTCAATCAACGCTTAACAGTGAAAGCCTCTGCCGACGATATTTTCGGCGGGAAAAACGAAAACGTAAGCGGCACATTTTATTACACCGATTTCAATTTACGTTTCCGAAATCAAAACCAATGGCAAAAATTTACGCTCGGCATTGTGTACAATTTCGATTTGGGAAAAACTTTCAAATCACACAAAATCGAAAGCAGCAACGCAGACGAACAAAGCAGGCTGAAATAGTCTGAACCATGATTTAAAGGATTTAATGATTTGCAGGAAATGGGACTGCCTTCTATGTTTCTATGTGGTTAAATGTTATAATGACGTGAAGAGATTCGTTGTCATTATCTTTGCAGCCGTAAATACTCAAAAAGACACATGACAAATTTTGAAATCATCTCAAAAACAATTACCGAAAGGCGCAGTACAAAACCGCAAATTTTTAACGGAAAGAAAATTGATAATGCAGTAATCGAACAATTATTAAATCTCGCAAACTGGGCGCCCACGCACGCTTTCACAGAACCCTGGCGCTTCGTTGTAATGCATGGCGACGGCGTAAAACGCTTTTGCGAAGACCATGCAAATCTCTATAAACAAAACACACCTGAAGAAAAATTCATACAAGCAACGTATGATAAATTAAAAACACAAGGCGATTCAGTTTCGCATATTATCGCTGTATTTTCAAAGCGCGGCGAAAACCCGAATATTCCGGAACTGGAAGAAATTTGTGCAACAGCCTGCGCCGTACAAAATATTTTATTGGGCGCTGAAAGTCTTGATATTGCTGCATTGTGGAGTACCGGAGGACAAATTTTAAAACCTTCGATGAAACAATATCTGAACTTACGCGAAGAAGATACGATGCTCGGAATTTTGTATCTTGGCTACACCGACCAACCGAAACCTGCGGGCAAGAGACTGGTTTCAATGGAAGAAAAAGTAATGTGGTATAGAAGTTAATCAGAACGAGTGCTTGGATGGATTATCATAATCGTCATAAACAATTTGCGTTCTATTGTTTAAATAAATTCGTGTAATAAATAATGAACAAACTCATCATCATCACAGCGCCATCGGGCGCAGGTAAAAGTTCCATAGCGCATTATTTGCTAAGCAAACATCCAAACCTTGCATTTTCAATTTCCGCTGCGACACGTGCACCGCGCGGCAAAGAGCAAAATGGTGTAGATTATTATTTTATGTCTGCCGAAGAATTTCAGGAAAAGATTGAACAAAATAAATTCATCGAATGGGAAATGGTGTATGAAGGGAAATATTACGGCACATTAAAATCTGAACTCGAAAGAATCTGGCACGAAGGTAAAACTCCTATGCTCGACATTGATGTGAAAGGCGCAATTCATGTGCAGAAGCAATTTGGCAGTAATTGCCTTTCCATTTTCATTGAGCCGCCATCAATTGATGCGCTGCGCCAAAGACTGGAAAGCCGGAATACAGATACAAAAGAAAGCATCGAAACCCGCATTAATAAAGCATCATACGAATTATCGTTCAAAAACCATTTTGACAAAATTATCGTGAATGATGAATTGAAACGAGCTTGTATGGAAACAGAAGAAACCATTCAATCGTTTTTAAAAAAGTAATAAATGCTGAACTTCCTTATAAAAAGAATTGCTTACGGCATACTCGTTTTAATAGGCGTAGTGGTGCTTGTGTTTTTTTTATTTCAAGGTTTCGGCGACCCGGCGCGATTGGTTCTCGGACAAAGCGGCGATAGCGCAACCATTCAAAATGTACGCAAAGAACTCGCGCTCGACCAACCAAAATGGAAGCAATTTGTATTGTATCTAAACGACGTCTCTCCTGTTTCCGTCAACACGCAACAGGAAATTAATGATAAACAATTAAAAGGCTTTTTTATTGGCGGTAAAGAAAAAATCGGTATTAAAATTCCTTACCTGCGCCGCTCTTATCAGACAAAACAA from Arachidicoccus sp. BS20 encodes the following:
- a CDS encoding DUF1697 domain-containing protein, which gives rise to METYIAVLRGINVSGKNIVKMDALRKHFADVGFSNVKTYIQSGNIVFQNKKETTKKLETKIIDLIKKQFSFDIPVLVKEINEWKTIAQKNPFTNDKSKAIEHLHVTFLSGKPDDSAVEKIKENSWQSDEFIVTDNAIYLYCPNGYGNTKLTNTFWENKLKLKATTRNWKTVNELINMAEML
- a CDS encoding PepSY-associated TM helix domain-containing protein gives rise to the protein MFKKIKLRKLTWAKHQQRWFGKWHLYLGIIAGAIVAIVGITGSILVFRDKIDRTLNPQLFEVLAKQHKMSIGEAAEIFQKKYPQYPISYISGEDTSATASYQAYCYKTQENVFINPYDGSLCGKRLYESAFINIVMDIHRTLLIPVVGQYIVCVAALCLFILTVSGLRLWVPAKWKQLKTVLTVNFKASAKRQNYDWHNVLGFYSAPVVTFLTLTGIGITLYAFLLPTFYAMNGQSPKEATKPFGSKSVYAAHAVKISPANMVTIGEKDIADARVQGMSLPLDSTGTYVLYMNTGKKLPRSGKLELLTYDQYSGKILFDSRKDISQAGNAFFNWLTPLHYGSFGGLPTQILALICGLIPAALFVTGFIIWLPRYRKQKKNKVLNKEENLPRMLRKKDILPTSLSLKQYIFKNCKNGLKYALWFAFISAVMGMLYGLLSGIVLQPAVFIIVYSAVLVLLNFIVAFCVLFVSIIVLAPFKKNIRFAIRYFLLSFAFLVVYGILYLLLMKTGLKVF
- a CDS encoding TonB-dependent receptor, whose product is MKHFTRLSLFTFILFLCRTVAFADDNHGGMVKGKITTSDGKPAAYISVSIEQAKRGSITDDDGNYSIKNIPAGHWTLKVNAVGVAPIEKVIDIVEGETLNADFVISETAQQLQEVIVNANRNKAASQSSDYVAKLPLSSTENSQVYTVIPKELLARQLTFNVSDALKNAAGVTQLWEAVGRAGIGGAYYSLRGFGTQVKARNGMVSNANTEIDASSIENVEVIKGPSATLFGNNITSYGGLINVVTKKPYKTFGGELTYAGGSYGLNRLSFDVNTPLDQDGDVLFRINGSYNKQNTFQDFGFNKRYFVAPSLSYKVNDKLSFNFDAQIMSATNAGGSTITYFLPPSQLKSTIEGLLLSGIKDQSVVDQIMAAYPKNMEEAYGTDRADKLNLDYKRAFYTNDIKNTMSEADFYGQMNYKISSDWTSQTNVSINTNSSEGYMPFFYLIPNLVPNILTSAAAGAPSFGQGGADYLARMVWKPVGSQTIAEAQQNFIGDFQIGSLRNRFVGGIDYYMNNYNMNYINPTGNIFGIPYQDAFDVVPTTGSIPNYLNFNGAKVDSLFAVSQLSSSNYPAKTYSYSAYANDVLNVTDRLLVSAGLRVDRFENKGTYDATTASYYGKFGQTAFSPKFGLIYQIVKEQVSLFGNYQNGFTNQTGTDFNGKTFKPEQANQWEGGVKLDAAHGRISGTVSYYDIKVKDIVRADPDHANFSIQNGTQQSKGFEANITAAPVNGLNVIAGYAYNNSKYINSSDDVNGLRPVTAGAKNMANFWVSYLVPKGVIRNVGIGFGGNYVGDSYTVNSRTDGQFILPAYTVLNATVFYDEPKFSISAKLNNLTNKHYWIGYTTMNPQMLRQFVGSISFKF
- a CDS encoding outer membrane beta-barrel protein, whose translation is MKYLLLFGFTLFTSTTFSQNVVKGKITGTTGKPVAYAFVALLKNDSLHKAVSAKIADSSGNYVLEIQEKGKFILRTTAVGYAETRDTIVVNDASQEINLTMKKSENNLHDVTVSAQKPVIERKIDRLVMNVENNPLATGKSSMETIGLAPGVVIFNNQIMLNGVAISKIMVNGKMLQLSGQGLVNYLNSLRSDNIKSIELMAHPPAEYEAEGAGGIINIILKRQTQAGLNGSVYGNFIQGKRYPGTSDGVQLNFKSGKVGLFANYDYDHEKFYQDLSQERSFTNNGIYTATDNAIKYDASNSIRTGLTYDITGKQYLAIDYTGTFNNHKENFKAESNVNYPENPDNNSVSKGLFPNSFTGKYNDVGLNYHIKTDTLGSAFTLLSDYTHNSNKVNNNVTNTTIANGVSTDTAYRNFTPSTANIFTADAKYLKVFNTANSLSFGAKLSATSIDNEAAFQYQSPYGSEWLDNIPQNFIYDYKEHIIAGYIKYQGRILNTDVQAGLRGENTNYTGELHDTSYAKNGKNYFGLFPSVFLRRTLNKAGDESLTFIYTRRLSRPSFDDLNPHVVYVDNYTTGRGNPYLQPEYDNSYELDYTLKNKYTFVANYFHATDVITNGIHPVAGSPNQMTQQPQNAGTSTKWMLNAYIPVKITKWWTMGNYAEYDYQHLNAPDAYNISENLITLSTTAQFNLGKDFTASWHTFYLNKIIEGNAVINHITRTSIALQKKFLNQRLTVKASADDIFGGKNENVSGTFYYTDFNLRFRNQNQWQKFTLGIVYNFDLGKTFKSHKIESSNADEQSRLK
- a CDS encoding nitroreductase family protein encodes the protein MTNFEIISKTITERRSTKPQIFNGKKIDNAVIEQLLNLANWAPTHAFTEPWRFVVMHGDGVKRFCEDHANLYKQNTPEEKFIQATYDKLKTQGDSVSHIIAVFSKRGENPNIPELEEICATACAVQNILLGAESLDIAALWSTGGQILKPSMKQYLNLREEDTMLGILYLGYTDQPKPAGKRLVSMEEKVMWYRS
- the gmk gene encoding guanylate kinase yields the protein MNKLIIITAPSGAGKSSIAHYLLSKHPNLAFSISAATRAPRGKEQNGVDYYFMSAEEFQEKIEQNKFIEWEMVYEGKYYGTLKSELERIWHEGKTPMLDIDVKGAIHVQKQFGSNCLSIFIEPPSIDALRQRLESRNTDTKESIETRINKASYELSFKNHFDKIIVNDELKRACMETEETIQSFLKK